Proteins encoded within one genomic window of Lampris incognitus isolate fLamInc1 chromosome 19, fLamInc1.hap2, whole genome shotgun sequence:
- the map3k8 gene encoding mitogen-activated protein kinase kinase kinase 8, with product MNSPTTVSLQGWEDKSSDKMEYKYDTGLELLLAHMNIEDILNAVETLYHIEDGEEREEEGGLSFEEGFSQEEMEEMEEAGDLEKLEGLGSQENGPGGEDGGVRYGTVSDLLSFVNRISDMQRIALQHLPEEMGVLLNKKDMAIKNGRYQVDIEVVLFPWKLTYKNPGSSLVPKGAFGKVHLAQDTKTRKRMACKLIPMENFKAADVEIQARFRHENIAELYGALMWDQHVHLFMEAGEGGSVLEKLDSCGPMREFEVIWVTKQVLRGLEFLHSHNIIHHDIKPSNIVLMSDKAVLVDFGLTVQMTEEQYMPRDLRGTEMYMSPEVVLCRGHNTKTDIYSLGTTIIHMQTGSPPWVKRYPRTAYPSYLYIIHKQAPPLEDIAEDCSPVMRSFLGRALERNPALRSSATELLRDEAINPPREEQPRCWSLDSALGEPNHPMLRQHSQQPDTTQESSLFSEDSGHMRRKGSLYIDLGAMAGYFNLVRGPPDTEYG from the exons CCGTGGAGACCCTCTATCACATCGAGGACGGAGAggaaagggaggaagagggaggctTGTCATTTGAAGAAGGTTTCTcccaggaggagatggaagagaTGGAAGAGGCAGGGGACTTGGAGAAGTTAGAAGGCTTGGGGAGTCAGGAGAACGGTCCCGGTGGTGAAGATGGTGGTGTGAGGTATGGGACCGTGTCGGACCTCCTGTCTTTTGTCAACCGCATCTCTGATATGCAGCGAATTGCGCTGCAGCACCTGCCTGAGGAGATGGGAGTCCTGCTGAATAAG AAAGATATGGCTATCAAGAATGGGCGCTACCAGGTCGATATTGAAGTGGTCCTTTTTCCATGGAAGTTGACCTACAAGAATCCTGGCTCCAGTCTTGTGCCAAAGGGTGCCTTTGGGAAAGTCCACCTGGCTCAGGACACTAAAACCAGGAAGAGAATGGCATGCAAACTG ATCCCTATGGAGAACTTCAAAGCCGCCGATGTAGAGATCCAGGCCCGCTTCCGCCACGAGAACATTGCCGAACTCTATGGCGCTTTAATGTGGGACCAACACGTCCACCTGTTCATGGAAGCAGGTGAAGGTGGCTCAGTTCTGGAGAAGCTGGACAGCTGTGGGCCAATGAGGGAGTTTGAGGTCATCTGGGTGACCAAGCAGGTTCTCCGAGGCCTGGAGTTCCTGCACTCTCACAACATCATTCACCATGACATCAAAC CCAGTAACATTGTCCTGATGTCAGACAAGGCAGTGCTGGTTGACTTTGGCCTGACAGTACAGATGACAGAGGAGCAATACATGCCAAGGGACCTACGGGGAACAGAG ATGTATATGAGTCCCGAGGTGGTCTTGTGTCGGGGGCATAACACCAAGACCGACATCTACAGTCTGGGTACCACCATCATCCACATGCAGACGGGTAGCCCCCCCTGGGTCAAGAGATACCCACGCACTGCCTACCCATCCTACCTCTATATC ATCCACAAGCAGGCACCTCCTCTAGAGGACATAGCGGAGGACTGCAGCCCAGTCATGCGCTCCTTCCTGGGGCGGGCCCTGGAAAGGAACCCTGCTCTGCGCAGCTCAGCCACTGAGTTGCTGAGGGATGAGGCCATCAACCCTCCCAGGGAGGAGCAGCCACGCTGCTGGAGCCTGGACTCGGCTCTGGGGGAGCCCAACCACCCAATGCTACGCCAGCACAGCCAGCAGCCAGACACCACACAGG AATCTTCCCTGTTTTCAGAGGACTCCGGTCACATGAGGAGAAAGGGCTCCCTGTACATTGACCTGGGCGCCATGGCGGGCTACTTTAATCTCGTGCGAGGACCCCCTGACACAGAATATGGCTAA